Proteins from a single region of Acidianus ambivalens:
- a CDS encoding elongation factor 1-beta, whose amino-acid sequence MTDVLVVLKVFPDSDEVNLDKLAEEISKKLPQNYSIVRKETEPIAFGLQALVLYVKMPEETEGGTDTLEEIASNVEGVSHAEVVGITRLGF is encoded by the coding sequence ATGACAGATGTTTTGGTAGTACTAAAAGTATTTCCTGACAGTGATGAGGTTAATTTAGATAAGTTAGCAGAGGAAATATCTAAGAAACTTCCTCAAAATTATTCCATAGTAAGAAAAGAGACAGAGCCCATAGCTTTTGGTTTACAAGCTCTAGTTCTTTACGTTAAAATGCCAGAAGAGACTGAAGGAGGAACCGATACGCTTGAAGAAATTGCTTCTAATGTAGAAGGAGTAAGTCATGCCGAAGTAGTTGGAATAACGAGGCTCGGTTTTTAA
- a CDS encoding zinc finger domain-containing protein encodes MSVKLSLREEIEPPVCSSCGRIIHPRERGVAFYCPNCGEVLILRDKYCRLQGVEYTCPKCGFTGP; translated from the coding sequence TTGTCAGTCAAGCTTAGTTTAAGAGAAGAAATAGAGCCTCCAGTTTGCAGTAGTTGTGGAAGAATTATACATCCTAGAGAGAGAGGAGTAGCATTTTATTGCCCGAATTGTGGTGAAGTCTTGATATTAAGGGATAAATACTGTAGATTACAGGGAGTAGAATATACTTGCCCTAAGTGCGGTTTTACTGGACCTTAA
- the pth2 gene encoding peptidyl-tRNA hydrolase Pth2: MKMVIMVRNDIKMGKGKIAAQVAHAAVSLVLDILNSNNNIWKSCLEEWINEGQPKIVVKVENLEELLKRAELARQKNLPVTIIQDAGKTQVEPGTITCAGIGPCEDSLIDSITGDLKLL; the protein is encoded by the coding sequence ATGAAAATGGTGATAATGGTACGGAATGACATAAAAATGGGCAAAGGTAAGATTGCTGCCCAGGTTGCTCATGCAGCAGTTTCTCTAGTTTTAGATATTTTAAATTCTAATAATAATATCTGGAAATCTTGCCTTGAGGAATGGATAAACGAAGGTCAGCCTAAGATAGTTGTAAAAGTCGAAAATCTTGAGGAGCTACTGAAGAGAGCAGAACTTGCCAGGCAAAAAAATTTACCAGTAACTATAATCCAGGATGCAGGAAAAACTCAAGTTGAACCTGGGACTATAACTTGTGCGGGTATAGGTCCTTGTGAAGACTCCTTAATAGATTCAATAACCGGTGATCTAAAATTACTATAA